Proteins from a genomic interval of Lacticaseibacillus pabuli:
- a CDS encoding YkuJ family protein codes for MKGSQLVAIIKRLEAMQDADSSEVQTRRFEKNGDERGLVTYDPKTETFELEELADHQTFQFDNIDLVAMEIFDLLDDGTDAAEEQ; via the coding sequence ATGAAAGGCTCACAACTTGTTGCAATTATCAAACGTCTGGAAGCTATGCAGGATGCAGATTCCAGCGAGGTCCAAACCCGTCGTTTTGAGAAAAACGGGGATGAGCGTGGCCTTGTGACGTATGATCCTAAAACGGAAACATTTGAACTTGAAGAATTGGCCGATCACCAGACATTCCAGTTTGACAATATCGACCTCGTCGCCATGGAAATCTTTGATTTGCTTGATGACGGAACAGATGCAGCTGAAGAACAATAA
- a CDS encoding lysylphosphatidylglycerol synthase transmembrane domain-containing protein, whose amino-acid sequence MTSKNKIAALIMFLIGALIFWWEARKTNPHQMLHDLTTLNWWWLLVGAGIMFLSWVCETVVLQIMLKSEHEQIPFHEALRIPLVEQLFNSITPFAAGGQPAQLFAMLQSGIEGGRASSVLLMKFVVYQFMVLINFVFTMIVGFERLSIHIGPLAWLIVFGMLIHVAVIIGLLLVMYYYRLTKKLVALCLVPVGWVLGQERRAKMAAQLDTKIDTFYKESLHLKKEKKKVLMAAVVTLLQLLLLYSVPYFVLLSLHITHVNIIRVMVLHIMIVMIVSIFPIPGGSGGAEYSFKTIFATFISNGAHLVLAMLLWRFLTYYMGMIAGIIAVAVQPKRKAKQLPDEPHDE is encoded by the coding sequence ATGACATCTAAAAATAAGATTGCAGCACTGATCATGTTCTTGATTGGCGCGCTCATCTTTTGGTGGGAAGCGCGCAAAACGAACCCGCATCAGATGCTACATGATCTCACGACTTTGAATTGGTGGTGGCTGCTCGTTGGTGCGGGCATCATGTTCCTATCATGGGTCTGTGAGACCGTTGTGCTTCAGATAATGCTTAAAAGTGAACACGAACAGATTCCGTTTCACGAAGCGCTGCGGATTCCATTAGTTGAGCAGCTGTTCAACTCAATCACACCGTTTGCTGCGGGGGGCCAGCCTGCACAGCTTTTCGCCATGCTGCAGAGTGGCATCGAGGGTGGTCGTGCCAGTTCGGTGCTGCTAATGAAGTTTGTCGTGTATCAGTTCATGGTGCTGATCAACTTTGTGTTCACTATGATCGTCGGGTTTGAGCGGTTGTCGATTCACATCGGCCCGCTGGCGTGGCTGATCGTCTTCGGAATGTTGATCCACGTTGCCGTCATTATTGGCCTGCTGCTGGTGATGTACTATTACCGGTTGACCAAGAAGTTGGTGGCGCTTTGCCTAGTTCCAGTGGGCTGGGTGCTTGGCCAGGAGCGGCGCGCGAAGATGGCCGCACAGCTGGATACCAAGATTGATACCTTCTACAAAGAAAGCCTGCACCTGAAGAAGGAAAAGAAGAAGGTACTGATGGCAGCGGTTGTGACACTGCTGCAGTTGCTGCTACTGTACAGTGTGCCTTACTTCGTTCTGCTGTCTCTGCACATCACACACGTCAATATTATTCGTGTTATGGTACTGCACATTATGATTGTGATGATTGTTTCAATCTTTCCAATTCCCGGTGGTAGCGGTGGCGCTGAGTACAGCTTTAAAACAATTTTTGCGACGTTTATTAGCAATGGCGCGCATTTGGTTCTGGCAATGTTGCTCTGGCGTTTCTTGACTTACTACATGGGGATGATTGCCGGGATTATCGCGGTGGCAGTGCAACCTAAACGTAAGGCTAAACAGTTGCCAGATGAACCACACGACGAATAA
- a CDS encoding glycosyltransferase family 4 protein, protein MIDINMFSSADKVAGQGVGAVYDELMALLKRDLSDKYNVRVNKYSKSTLSHYHTIDPQFYLSTFSKKRGRKIGFVHFLPDTLDSSLTLPGIARVVLDKYVIAFYKRMDQIVVVNPNFIPKLAAYGIDERKVKYIPNFVSTESFHPVTPARQLVLRAELGLKQDDFVVFGAGQVQERKGVDDFIKLAERNPDIQFVWAGGFSFGAITNGYNHLKKVVDNPPANLKFTGIVPRDTMINYYNIADVFLLPSYEELFPMAVLEAFASGTPVMVRRLDLYKQIIEPYAMEASDVDEMETDIRQLRDSAETRAHYQDLSAKATAEYSEQHLAQIWDEFYTQQAALAKQSASRQ, encoded by the coding sequence ATGATTGACATTAACATGTTCAGTTCTGCCGACAAGGTTGCCGGTCAGGGCGTGGGCGCGGTGTACGACGAATTGATGGCACTTCTCAAACGGGATTTGTCCGATAAGTACAACGTTAGGGTAAACAAGTATTCAAAAAGTACGCTGAGCCATTATCACACGATTGATCCGCAGTTTTATTTATCGACTTTTAGCAAGAAACGGGGCCGCAAAATTGGGTTCGTTCACTTCTTGCCAGACACCCTGGATTCAAGTCTGACACTGCCAGGCATTGCCCGGGTTGTGCTCGACAAGTATGTCATCGCGTTTTATAAGCGGATGGACCAAATTGTCGTGGTTAACCCGAACTTTATCCCGAAGCTGGCGGCCTATGGTATCGATGAACGCAAGGTGAAGTATATTCCTAACTTTGTGTCGACCGAGAGCTTTCACCCTGTGACACCAGCCCGTCAGCTCGTTTTGCGTGCTGAATTAGGCCTTAAACAGGACGATTTTGTTGTCTTTGGTGCGGGTCAAGTGCAAGAACGCAAGGGTGTCGATGATTTCATCAAGCTCGCAGAACGCAATCCGGACATTCAATTTGTCTGGGCAGGTGGCTTTTCCTTTGGTGCTATCACGAACGGCTACAATCACCTCAAGAAGGTTGTTGACAATCCTCCCGCAAATCTGAAGTTTACGGGAATTGTACCGCGCGATACGATGATTAACTATTACAATATCGCAGATGTTTTCCTGTTGCCCTCATATGAAGAACTGTTTCCCATGGCTGTACTCGAGGCGTTTGCGAGTGGCACACCCGTGATGGTGCGTCGCTTGGATTTGTACAAGCAAATTATTGAACCATATGCCATGGAAGCTAGCGATGTCGACGAGATGGAAACTGACATTCGCCAGCTACGTGATTCTGCTGAAACGCGGGCGCATTACCAGGACCTCAGTGCCAAGGCAACCGCCGAGTATTCGGAACAGCATCTTGCACAGATTTGGGATGAGTTTTATACACAGCAAGCGGCGTTAGCAAAGCAGTCTGCTTCACGTCAATAG
- a CDS encoding glycosyltransferase family 4 protein, translating into MNIGIFTDTYFPQVSGVATSIQTLKEQLESRGHNVYIFTTTDPLVPEDAIEPNIYRMPSVAFVSFKERRIAVRGLFSALQVARKLNLDIVHTQTEFSMGYIGKFVARNLKIPTVHTYHTMYEDYLHYVMNGHLLKPYHVRQFTRAFLHHDAGVVAPTDRVLDTLSGYEVKSPIRVIGTGVNLDAYEKTPTRDIRHELGLDDVPVLISLSRVAFEKKINRVIASMPAILKQVPNAILLIVGDGPARESLEEQVEDMGLEKHVRFIGQVEHDEVPLYYRAADIFLSASDSEAQGLTYLEAMAAGTKVLALKGEYTDKLLNDPTVGRTFATTKEMAHQAVEYLQHPGQYGDDTIRNQKLREVSATCFGERVEKFYDDAAVYYENVLKPQLEERAVAAPLRLRRVRGKEL; encoded by the coding sequence GTGAACATTGGAATTTTCACAGACACCTACTTTCCACAAGTGAGTGGGGTCGCAACATCAATCCAGACCCTTAAAGAGCAACTGGAAAGTCGTGGCCACAATGTTTATATCTTCACCACCACGGATCCGCTAGTACCTGAGGATGCAATTGAGCCGAACATCTACCGCATGCCAAGTGTGGCTTTTGTGTCATTTAAAGAACGGCGCATCGCGGTGCGCGGTCTATTTTCTGCACTCCAGGTTGCACGCAAGCTGAACTTAGACATCGTGCACACACAAACCGAATTTTCGATGGGCTACATAGGTAAATTTGTCGCCCGTAATTTAAAAATACCGACTGTCCATACATACCACACCATGTATGAGGATTATTTGCATTACGTCATGAACGGCCATTTACTGAAGCCGTACCACGTCCGTCAGTTCACGCGCGCTTTTTTGCATCATGATGCTGGCGTGGTTGCACCAACGGATCGTGTTCTTGATACGCTATCTGGTTACGAAGTTAAGTCGCCAATTCGCGTCATTGGGACGGGCGTCAACTTGGATGCCTACGAAAAGACCCCAACTCGCGATATCCGTCATGAATTAGGTTTAGATGACGTGCCGGTGCTGATTTCATTGTCTCGGGTTGCCTTTGAGAAGAAGATTAACCGCGTTATAGCCAGCATGCCAGCTATTTTGAAGCAAGTACCAAACGCCATCCTGCTCATTGTTGGCGATGGCCCAGCCCGCGAATCTCTTGAGGAGCAGGTTGAGGATATGGGGCTGGAGAAACACGTCCGGTTCATCGGCCAAGTTGAACACGATGAAGTGCCACTCTACTATCGTGCGGCTGACATTTTCTTGTCCGCTAGCGATTCAGAGGCACAGGGTTTAACATATCTTGAAGCCATGGCTGCTGGTACCAAGGTGCTTGCACTAAAGGGCGAGTATACGGACAAGCTGCTCAATGATCCCACCGTTGGCCGTACCTTTGCTACAACCAAGGAAATGGCGCATCAGGCGGTTGAGTATTTGCAGCATCCTGGTCAGTACGGAGACGATACTATCCGTAATCAGAAGTTGCGTGAGGTCTCAGCAACATGCTTCGGCGAACGTGTCGAAAAGTTCTATGACGACGCAGCAGTTTATTATGAAAATGTACTCAAGCCACAACTCGAAGAACGCGCGGTGGCAGCACCATTACGCTTACGTCGGGTCCGTGGAAAGGAATTATAA
- a CDS encoding NUDIX hydrolase has protein sequence MGYIEDLRALIGHQPIILNGSCGIITNHIGKVLLQQRCEPQERWGLVGGLMEMGESTKQTLIREAKEETGLDLRNQSLHLFDIYSGGTLSVAANGDEFYSVTTVYVVPNIVGAPHITDQESLGFDWFDPTNLPDNMVPRYRHILSDWQNQGRNF, from the coding sequence ATGGGCTATATCGAAGACCTGCGCGCACTGATCGGTCATCAGCCAATCATCCTCAATGGCTCTTGCGGTATTATCACGAACCATATAGGTAAAGTGTTGTTGCAGCAACGCTGTGAGCCGCAGGAACGGTGGGGACTAGTTGGCGGCTTGATGGAAATGGGTGAGAGTACAAAGCAAACTTTAATTCGTGAAGCTAAAGAGGAAACAGGACTCGATTTGCGGAACCAATCTCTCCACCTATTTGACATCTACTCTGGGGGGACACTGTCTGTTGCTGCAAATGGCGATGAGTTCTATTCTGTAACAACGGTTTATGTTGTTCCCAATATTGTGGGTGCACCACATATCACCGATCAGGAATCTTTGGGCTTCGATTGGTTCGACCCCACAAATTTACCCGATAATATGGTGCCGCGATACCGCCACATCCTCAGTGACTGGCAAAACCAGGGCCGAAATTTTTGA
- the serS gene encoding serine--tRNA ligase: MLDLKLIRQNPDWAKEKLSRRGIKAEEIDEMLANDKQRREAIVQTEDLKAKRNEVSAAIAKMKRAKEDASAEITAMRQVGQKISALDKQVTELDAKVKHTLVRLPNFPDDSAPISLDEKDAREERKWGDIRQFDFEPKHHWEVGEKLGILDFENAAKVSGSRFVYYRGSGARLERAVYNFMLDEHQKEGYTEVLPPYLVNDESMFGTGQFPKFVGDSYTVTNEGIDLTLIPTAEVPLVNYYRDSIVDADQLPIKVTALTPAFRSEAGSAGRDTRGLIRMHQFNKVEMVKVTKPEDSWDELEKLTANAESLLKKMNIPYHVITLATGDASFTSAKTYDLEVWLPAQKRYREISSCSNCTDFQARRAQIRYRDDNGKLQFVHTLNGSGLAVGRTVAAILENYQNADGTVTIPDVLVPYMGGQKVITKEN; the protein is encoded by the coding sequence ATGCTGGATTTAAAACTGATTCGCCAAAATCCTGATTGGGCTAAGGAAAAGTTGAGTCGTCGTGGCATTAAGGCTGAAGAAATTGACGAAATGCTCGCCAATGACAAACAGCGTCGCGAGGCAATTGTACAGACAGAAGATCTCAAGGCTAAGCGCAATGAGGTCTCCGCTGCGATTGCCAAGATGAAGCGTGCTAAGGAGGATGCGAGTGCCGAAATCACCGCGATGCGTCAGGTTGGTCAGAAGATTTCCGCGTTGGACAAGCAAGTTACAGAGCTGGATGCTAAGGTCAAGCACACGCTTGTCCGCTTGCCAAACTTCCCAGATGATTCTGCGCCAATTTCATTAGATGAGAAGGATGCTCGTGAAGAGCGCAAGTGGGGCGACATTCGTCAGTTTGACTTTGAACCAAAGCATCACTGGGAGGTTGGCGAGAAACTCGGCATTCTTGATTTTGAGAATGCTGCTAAGGTTTCGGGTAGCCGTTTCGTCTATTACCGTGGTTCAGGTGCACGCCTCGAACGTGCGGTTTACAACTTCATGTTGGATGAACACCAGAAGGAAGGTTACACAGAAGTTCTGCCACCATACCTGGTGAATGATGAATCAATGTTTGGTACCGGCCAATTTCCTAAGTTCGTGGGGGACAGTTACACGGTTACCAATGAAGGTATTGATTTAACACTTATTCCAACCGCTGAAGTGCCATTGGTGAACTACTACCGTGACTCAATTGTTGATGCGGATCAGTTGCCAATTAAGGTGACGGCACTGACGCCCGCATTCCGTTCTGAAGCTGGGAGCGCCGGCCGTGATACACGTGGCTTGATTCGGATGCACCAGTTTAACAAGGTTGAAATGGTCAAGGTCACTAAGCCCGAAGACTCATGGGATGAATTGGAAAAACTGACGGCTAATGCTGAGAGCCTTCTTAAGAAGATGAACATTCCATACCACGTCATTACACTTGCGACGGGGGATGCTAGTTTCACTTCTGCAAAGACTTATGACCTTGAAGTTTGGTTACCAGCACAGAAGCGTTACCGCGAGATTTCCAGTTGCAGTAATTGCACGGACTTCCAGGCACGCCGGGCACAGATTCGTTACCGCGATGATAATGGCAAGCTACAATTTGTTCACACGCTGAATGGATCCGGTCTTGCGGTTGGTCGGACCGTTGCGGCTATTCTGGAAAATTACCAGAATGCAGATGGCACGGTCACCATTCCTGATGTTTTGGTGCCATACATGGGTGGTCAGAAAGTTATCACCAAAGAAAACTAG
- a CDS encoding deoxynucleoside kinase, translating to MIVLSGTIGAGKTSLTHMIADHLGTQAFYESVDGNPVLPLFYKDPKKYAFLLQIYFLNKRFDSIKAAFKSDRDVLDRSIFEDSLLFKLNADLGRATQTEFDVYNSLLHNMMEEMPFEEHQKTPDLLIHIRVSFDTMLARIAKRGRPYEQVAEDPSLYTYYKELNERYDKWYADYDQSPKIQIDGDRYNFVDDTNARQDVLHLIDDKINDLGIKA from the coding sequence ATGATTGTACTTTCAGGAACTATTGGTGCCGGCAAGACCAGCCTCACACACATGATTGCCGACCATCTCGGCACCCAGGCCTTCTACGAATCTGTTGATGGCAACCCTGTATTGCCACTCTTTTATAAAGATCCTAAAAAATATGCCTTTCTGCTGCAGATTTACTTCCTGAACAAACGCTTTGATTCCATTAAGGCCGCGTTCAAAAGTGACCGCGACGTCCTTGACCGGTCTATCTTCGAAGACTCCCTGCTGTTCAAGCTGAACGCTGACCTTGGCCGTGCTACCCAGACCGAGTTCGACGTTTACAACAGCTTGCTACACAACATGATGGAAGAGATGCCGTTTGAAGAACATCAGAAAACGCCAGACTTACTCATTCACATTCGTGTTTCTTTCGACACAATGCTAGCGCGGATTGCAAAACGCGGTCGTCCTTACGAACAGGTCGCTGAGGACCCTAGCCTCTACACTTACTACAAGGAACTCAACGAGCGCTACGACAAGTGGTACGCCGATTATGACCAGAGTCCGAAGATCCAGATTGATGGTGATCGGTACAACTTTGTCGATGATACCAACGCCCGTCAAGACGTCCTGCACCTCATTGATGACAAAATTAATGATCTCGGCATCAAAGCATAA
- a CDS encoding helix-turn-helix domain-containing protein, giving the protein MFEQIFLDSTDLQKFQMYRALKTLDSYGFTINDLSVKMRVTYQQAYNIFRELLGDIEQITGKTGKVSAKRVMSQENFTISVDDYRLFLLNQSIQFQFIDYLIQATSLSVDKFCQDRFISRSTLTRKTLPLRQFLGEYGIKISFTKPGLTGDERKIRLFIFSFYWFSYHGVR; this is encoded by the coding sequence ATGTTTGAGCAAATTTTTCTGGACAGCACTGATTTACAAAAATTCCAAATGTATCGGGCGCTGAAGACCCTCGACAGTTATGGCTTCACAATTAATGACCTGAGCGTGAAAATGCGCGTCACCTACCAGCAAGCCTACAACATCTTCCGTGAACTCCTTGGTGACATCGAGCAAATCACGGGCAAGACGGGCAAGGTTTCTGCTAAGCGTGTCATGTCGCAGGAAAACTTCACCATCTCTGTCGACGATTACCGTCTATTTCTGCTCAATCAGTCAATACAGTTCCAATTTATTGACTATCTGATTCAGGCGACTAGTCTAAGCGTCGATAAATTCTGTCAGGATCGTTTCATCTCACGCTCAACGCTGACGCGGAAAACGTTGCCGCTGCGCCAATTCTTAGGTGAATATGGCATCAAAATTTCTTTCACTAAGCCAGGGCTGACCGGCGACGAGCGTAAAATTCGCCTGTTCATCTTCAGCTTTTACTGGTTCTCCTACCACGGCGTGCGCTAG
- a CDS encoding GNAT family N-acetyltransferase, translated as MMVDDDILVRQFQKQDLQDYMAYAALPAVYGPALATPPTDAVSAARIISQTTDNGRMYAVVLRHLDQVIGDVQLTENLGSPDDMLVGVMDLGYELHPDYWNHGYMTAALRQIVSLEFSLHEVQAIRAATLVDNQASAAVLAKLGFDNYVQVKQHYPVVNGKFNVDISENLWEMKAANWHQ; from the coding sequence ATGATGGTGGATGATGACATCCTAGTTAGACAATTTCAAAAGCAAGATTTGCAGGATTACATGGCCTATGCCGCTTTGCCCGCAGTCTACGGACCTGCGCTCGCAACCCCGCCGACGGATGCGGTTAGTGCGGCACGCATCATTAGCCAGACTACTGATAACGGGCGAATGTACGCCGTGGTCCTTCGCCACCTTGATCAGGTTATTGGGGATGTCCAACTGACTGAGAATCTTGGTAGCCCCGATGACATGCTCGTGGGCGTGATGGATTTAGGTTACGAACTCCATCCTGATTATTGGAACCACGGTTATATGACTGCCGCGCTGCGCCAAATTGTGAGCTTGGAGTTTTCATTGCATGAGGTGCAGGCTATCCGTGCCGCGACTTTGGTTGACAATCAGGCCTCAGCGGCAGTCTTAGCCAAGCTGGGTTTTGATAATTATGTGCAAGTTAAGCAACATTACCCCGTTGTTAATGGTAAATTCAATGTCGATATTTCCGAAAACCTATGGGAAATGAAAGCGGCAAACTGGCATCAATGA
- the rpmG gene encoding 50S ribosomal protein L33: MRNNILLANAETGERIYLTSKNKRNTPDKLQLKKYSPKLRKRVVFTEVK, encoded by the coding sequence ATGCGTAACAATATTTTACTTGCTAACGCCGAAACCGGCGAACGTATCTACCTGACTTCCAAGAATAAGCGGAATACTCCAGACAAGCTTCAGCTTAAGAAGTATTCACCAAAATTGCGCAAGCGCGTAGTTTTCACGGAAGTTAAGTAG
- a CDS encoding RluA family pseudouridine synthase — translation MPFTFQQTATTETTVKRLLDRFGVSHRLFAQLRDDHLLTLDGKRVGNVVLHPGQTVVFTLPEDGGVTVASGTLAVMYEDANWLIVDKPANLASVPGPSNPDASLLNIAAGYLQRAGHQRPSPAIVTRLDRDTRGLVLIAKHGFAQGRLMRMGATANLEKHYLAVASGVMAEQWGIVKAPLGPAADGIHQMVRADGKSAQTNYEVKQHGPHTTLIRCHLLTGRTHQIRVHLASIGHPLVGDALYGGTARIDGQMQALVATELSFLDPFTKQTISCRLPQPSEFDDLLK, via the coding sequence ATGCCATTTACTTTTCAACAAACAGCGACAACGGAAACTACAGTTAAACGTTTGCTTGATCGTTTCGGTGTGAGCCACCGCCTATTTGCACAATTGCGTGATGACCATTTACTGACCCTTGACGGTAAACGGGTGGGCAATGTTGTGCTGCACCCCGGGCAGACAGTCGTTTTCACCTTGCCGGAAGATGGCGGGGTGACGGTTGCGTCTGGCACGCTGGCGGTGATGTATGAAGATGCCAACTGGTTGATAGTCGATAAGCCGGCCAACTTGGCGAGTGTGCCGGGGCCTAGTAATCCGGATGCGAGTTTGTTGAATATTGCAGCGGGTTACTTGCAGCGCGCGGGCCATCAACGGCCATCGCCGGCAATCGTGACCCGTTTGGATCGGGATACTCGCGGATTGGTGCTCATCGCCAAACACGGCTTTGCCCAAGGTCGGCTCATGCGAATGGGCGCGACGGCAAATCTGGAAAAGCACTATCTTGCGGTGGCGTCTGGTGTCATGGCAGAGCAATGGGGCATCGTGAAGGCGCCGTTGGGTCCAGCCGCGGATGGCATTCATCAAATGGTTCGTGCAGATGGCAAAAGTGCCCAAACAAATTATGAAGTTAAGCAGCACGGTCCACACACCACACTCATCCGTTGTCACTTGCTAACAGGGCGTACGCACCAGATTCGGGTGCACCTGGCAAGCATTGGTCATCCGCTCGTTGGGGATGCGTTATACGGCGGAACAGCGAGAATCGATGGTCAAATGCAGGCGTTAGTCGCTACTGAGTTAAGTTTCCTCGATCCGTTTACCAAGCAAACCATCAGTTGCCGTTTACCACAGCCGTCTGAGTTTGACGACTTGCTAAAATAG
- a CDS encoding Y-family DNA polymerase encodes MDYSNEPHGVFMLIDSRSFYASVECVERGLNPLKEPLVVMSEQENTNGGLILATSPEAKKLYGLQANVSRQRDLPDDDRLMVVPPRMNLYIKKNLQINQIFARYAAPADLWPYSIDESILDLSHSWHLFGDSIRDVARRIQKDIRHELGLYTAVGIGQNPVQAKLALDLYAKHEKELIGQITYENVPQKIWPITDLTSVWSIGERTAKHLNRMHIHTMYDLAHSNPYAIKQEMGIVGTQLFALAWGIDRAHPQVRIKVKSASLSNSQVLPRDYARKSEIEIVIKEIGEQVAARLRHHRKQAAEVSLGIGFSYRASEEDGRSGFSGRLRIDPTNDNSAIAAALLRIFNQNWDGQVIRNVAVSCNRLVEDTGQQLDLFSPASTQIKRTDLERTVDQIRGRFGFTALVYAKSAQRGGTAINRASLVGGHNGGNSYE; translated from the coding sequence ATGGATTACAGTAACGAACCGCATGGCGTCTTTATGCTCATCGACAGCCGTTCATTCTACGCCTCAGTCGAATGTGTCGAGCGTGGACTCAACCCACTCAAGGAGCCCCTGGTCGTCATGTCTGAGCAGGAAAATACGAATGGCGGCCTGATTCTAGCGACCTCCCCAGAGGCTAAGAAATTATACGGACTGCAGGCCAACGTCTCCCGGCAACGCGATTTGCCGGACGATGACCGGCTGATGGTCGTGCCGCCGCGCATGAACCTTTATATCAAGAAAAATCTGCAAATTAATCAAATATTCGCCCGCTATGCGGCTCCAGCAGATTTATGGCCTTACTCAATTGATGAATCCATCCTGGACTTATCCCACTCGTGGCACCTATTTGGCGACAGTATACGTGATGTCGCCCGCCGGATTCAAAAGGATATCCGACACGAATTGGGCCTTTATACTGCGGTCGGGATTGGGCAGAATCCAGTTCAAGCAAAACTCGCGCTGGATTTATATGCTAAACACGAAAAGGAACTGATTGGCCAGATTACCTATGAAAATGTCCCGCAGAAGATTTGGCCAATTACAGACTTAACCAGTGTTTGGAGTATCGGTGAGCGGACGGCCAAGCACCTCAACCGCATGCACATTCACACGATGTACGACCTGGCACATAGTAATCCCTACGCCATCAAACAAGAGATGGGTATCGTGGGCACCCAGCTGTTTGCGCTGGCTTGGGGGATTGATCGTGCCCATCCGCAAGTACGCATCAAGGTAAAGAGCGCTTCCCTGTCGAATTCGCAGGTTCTCCCCCGCGACTATGCACGTAAGAGCGAGATTGAAATTGTCATTAAAGAGATTGGCGAGCAGGTCGCCGCGCGATTGCGTCACCACCGCAAGCAAGCAGCAGAAGTCAGCCTCGGCATTGGCTTCTCATACCGTGCCAGCGAGGAAGATGGCCGTTCCGGATTTAGTGGCCGACTACGCATTGATCCGACAAATGATAATAGCGCAATTGCTGCCGCCTTACTCCGGATATTCAATCAAAATTGGGACGGCCAGGTCATTCGCAACGTCGCGGTTTCCTGCAATCGTTTAGTTGAAGACACTGGGCAACAGTTAGATTTGTTTAGTCCGGCCAGCACTCAAATTAAGCGAACTGATTTAGAGCGCACCGTGGATCAAATTCGCGGCCGTTTTGGCTTCACCGCACTCGTGTATGCCAAGAGCGCCCAACGTGGCGGAACTGCCATCAACCGGGCCAGTCTTGTCGGTGGCCATAATGGAGGTAACAGTTATGAGTAA
- a CDS encoding acetyl-CoA carboxylase → MSKSQADIIAERTAPLFTRKRNTLYWYSVVNDIYDQAYNFFFNIHPRGHRRRSIPLHTLPDYDLATLENVVIALRQSNHLTIEFVGFTGSYWPQAGTLIQKHKEAAE, encoded by the coding sequence ATGAGTAAAAGCCAAGCAGACATCATCGCTGAACGTACGGCCCCATTATTCACACGCAAACGAAATACTCTCTACTGGTATAGCGTGGTCAATGACATTTATGATCAAGCGTACAATTTCTTTTTCAACATCCACCCCCGCGGTCACAGAAGACGCTCTATTCCGCTGCACACGTTGCCAGACTATGACCTAGCGACCTTAGAGAACGTGGTCATTGCACTCCGGCAGTCAAATCATCTAACCATCGAATTTGTTGGGTTCACCGGCAGTTACTGGCCACAAGCCGGAACTTTGATCCAAAAGCACAAGGAGGCTGCAGAATGA